A window from Corynebacterium accolens encodes these proteins:
- a CDS encoding Asp23/Gls24 family envelope stress response protein, whose protein sequence is MSEGSTKGHTRFSLRTMERIVTAAIASVPGTKDLDAKLAGIGGRGYPRVSVQMDPEREVAAVSATIAVVWPSPVTAVAESTRAAISEAIAAHTGYSTTRVNVTVGESVPDTRVTAEQLAQRPAASAFTPEVSPSTVTQPVTQDSVEVRSIETPEEATVRNVDTPQEAEIREISSGKEVAVRGVSTPSGDTPVRSVDTPREASVRSISAALPDHQLLEISAPEDHEPRRIVEPRPEQVRSVRAPRPGRLLPSGQVRPFVKKAKVSVPRPQPLRKIEIDNSEQKKRVRIARPAPLRKVQPPRPQPLRKIEIDNSRSEQRVRTVRPASLRKVQTPRQEPLKRIEVSPASQRPLHVYAPRPEPLRAISITPYHEQGGNNG, encoded by the coding sequence ATGTCAGAAGGTTCCACTAAGGGCCACACGCGTTTCTCGCTGCGGACCATGGAACGAATCGTGACCGCCGCAATTGCTAGCGTGCCTGGCACAAAAGATTTAGATGCCAAGCTTGCTGGCATTGGCGGACGCGGTTATCCACGGGTTTCGGTACAGATGGATCCAGAGCGTGAAGTCGCTGCCGTGAGCGCGACCATCGCTGTGGTGTGGCCGTCTCCGGTTACCGCAGTCGCGGAAAGTACGCGTGCCGCCATTTCAGAGGCTATTGCTGCCCATACCGGCTATTCCACCACCCGCGTTAATGTCACCGTCGGTGAATCGGTTCCGGATACCCGGGTTACCGCAGAACAGCTTGCGCAGCGTCCTGCCGCTTCAGCTTTTACCCCGGAGGTCAGTCCTTCTACCGTGACCCAACCCGTTACTCAGGACTCGGTCGAAGTGCGAAGCATCGAGACTCCGGAAGAAGCAACGGTTCGCAACGTCGACACCCCGCAAGAGGCGGAAATCCGCGAAATTTCTTCTGGAAAGGAAGTTGCTGTTCGCGGAGTATCGACACCCTCTGGTGACACGCCAGTGCGCTCCGTCGATACGCCGCGAGAAGCATCGGTGCGCAGCATTTCCGCTGCTCTTCCAGACCACCAGCTGCTAGAAATTAGCGCTCCAGAAGATCACGAACCGCGTCGCATCGTCGAACCACGCCCAGAGCAGGTACGCAGCGTTCGCGCTCCGCGCCCTGGCAGGTTGCTTCCGAGCGGACAGGTACGCCCCTTTGTCAAAAAGGCAAAGGTCTCTGTTCCCCGTCCGCAGCCTTTGCGCAAAATCGAGATCGACAATTCAGAACAGAAAAAGCGCGTTCGCATTGCCCGCCCGGCTCCCCTGCGCAAGGTGCAGCCACCGCGCCCGCAGCCGCTGCGCAAGATCGAGATCGACAACTCCCGAAGCGAGCAACGCGTGCGGACCGTTAGGCCCGCGTCACTGCGCAAGGTTCAGACCCCGCGTCAGGAACCGCTAAAGCGCATTGAGGTATCGCCAGCTAGCCAGCGCCCGTTGCACGTCTATGCGCCACGACCTGAGCCGCTGCGTGCCATTTCCATTACCCCGTACCACGAGCAAGGAGGCAATAATGGCTGA
- a CDS encoding DUF6286 domain-containing protein, giving the protein MAEMNLPEHFGQRPKASPAVRTWTVILGFVLLAIGIVGVRETWLVGADANAQSWVQPVLDLIATEQLETWMIWAGVASIVVGLIFVFAAVKTRRNTHTQVASESASMWMRPVDVARLSSAAARRVPGVASAQTSADTKSAKVTVNGDEQDADLPGRVEKAVTRALEVLADPPKVTVAVEKIPEMDNHV; this is encoded by the coding sequence ATGGCTGAAATGAATTTGCCTGAGCATTTCGGGCAGCGGCCCAAGGCGTCTCCTGCAGTGCGCACGTGGACCGTAATTCTGGGTTTCGTTCTGCTTGCCATTGGCATTGTGGGTGTCCGCGAAACCTGGCTTGTCGGAGCAGATGCCAATGCCCAATCGTGGGTTCAGCCGGTCCTTGATCTTATTGCCACCGAGCAATTAGAGACGTGGATGATCTGGGCTGGCGTGGCTTCCATCGTGGTTGGTCTCATCTTTGTATTCGCTGCGGTAAAGACCCGTCGCAATACCCACACCCAGGTCGCTTCCGAGTCCGCTTCCATGTGGATGCGGCCAGTCGATGTCGCGCGATTGAGCTCTGCTGCAGCACGCCGTGTTCCGGGAGTTGCTTCCGCGCAGACTTCGGCGGATACCAAGAGCGCGAAGGTCACCGTTAATGGCGATGAGCAAGACGCCGATTTGCCTGGGCGAGTGGAAAAGGCTGTCACCCGCGCTTTAGAGGTCCTTGCAGACCCACCCAAGGTCACCGTAGCCGTAGAGAAGATTCCGGAGATGGATAATCATGTCTAA